Proteins from a genomic interval of Carcharodon carcharias isolate sCarCar2 chromosome 32, sCarCar2.pri, whole genome shotgun sequence:
- the LOC121272022 gene encoding basic proline-rich protein-like, translated as MAPLTAGIVQSTHRRDHPPRSPPGPSTPLTAGIVHPAHRWDRPPRSPPGPSTPLTARIVQPAHCRDHPPRSPPGPSTPITAGILHPHHCWDPPPPSPPGSSTPLTARTVHPAHRQDRPPRSLPGSSTPLTARTVHPHHRRDPPPPSLLGSSTPIAAGIVHPAHCRDRPPPSPPGSSAPITAGILHPHHRRDRPPPSPPGSSAPITAGILHPNHRRDPPPPSPPGSSAPITAGIIHPAHRQDRPPPSTPGSSTPIPAGILHPHHRRHPPPRSPPGSSTPITARILHHAHRRDPPPPSPPGSSTPITAGILHPHHRRDPPPPSPPGSSTPITTRIVHPHPRRDPPPPSPPGSSTPITAGILHPHHRRDPPPPSPPRSSTPITAEVVHPAHRRDRPPPSPPGPSTPITAGTVHPAHRRDRPPPSLPGSSTPFTAGILHSAHHRDCPPRSPPGSSTPITARIVHPHHRRDPLPPSPPGSSTPLTAGIVHPAHRRDPPPPSPLGSSTPITAGIIHPAHRRNRPPPSPPGSSTAITAGIVHPAHRWDPPPPSPLGSSTPITAMIVHPAHRQDRPPPSPPGSSTPITAGIVHPHHRRDRPRPSPPGSSTPITAGIVHPGQPGLMAGWSLPPCWVLL; from the coding sequence ATGGCCCCGCTCACCGCCGGTATCGTCCAGTCTACTCACCGCCGGGATCATCCACCCCGCTCACCGCCAGGACCGTCCACCCCACTCACCGCCGGGATCGTCCACCCCGCTCACCGCTGGGATCGTCCACCCCGCTCACCGCCAGGACCGTCCACCCCGCTCACCGCCAGGATCGTCCAACCCGCTCACTGCCGGGATCATCCACCCCGCTCACCGCCAGGACCGTCCACCCCCATCACCGCCGGGATCCTCCACCCCCATCACTGCTGGGATCCTCCACCCCCATCACCGCCGGGATCGTCCACCCCGCTCACCGCCAGGACCGTCCACCCCGCTCACCGCCAGGATCGTCCACCCCGCTCACTGCCGGGATCATCCACCCCGCTCACCGCCAGGACCGTCCACCCCCATCACCGCCGGGATCCTCCACCCCCATCACTGCTGGGATCCTCCACCCCCATTGCCGCCGGGATCGTCCACCCCGCTCACTGCCGGGATCGTCCGCCCCCATCACCGCCGGGATCCTCTGCCCCCATCACCGCCGGGATCCTCCACCCCCATCACCGCCGAGATCGTCCACCCCCATCACCGCCGGGATCCTCCGCCCCCATCACCGCCGGGATCCTCCACCCCAATCACCGCCGAGATCCTCCACCCCCATCACCGCCGGGATCCTCCGCCCCCATCACCGCCGGGATCATCCACCCCGCTCACCGCCAGGACCGTCCACCCCCATCAACGCCGGGatcctccacccccatccccgccGGGATCCTCCACCCCCATCACCGCCGGCATCCTCCACCTCGCTCACCGCCGGGATCGTCCACCCCCATCACCGCCAGGATCCTCCACCACGCTCACCGCCGGGATCCTCCACCCCCATCACCGCCAGGATCGTCCACCCCCATCACCGCCGGGATCCTCCACCCCCATCACCGCCGGGATCCTCCACCCCCATCACCGCCGGGATcctccacccccatcaccaccaggATTGTCCACCCCCATCCCCGCCGGGATCCTCCACCCCCATCACCGCCGGGATCCTCCACCCCCATCACCGCCGGGATCCTCCACCCCCATCACCGCCGGGATCCTCCACCCCCATCACCGCCGAGATCGTCCACCCCCATCACCGCCGAGGTCGTCCACCCCGCTCACCGCCGGGACCGTCCACCCCCATCACCGCCGGGACCGTCCACCCCCATCACCGCCGGGACCGTCCACCCCGCTCACCGCCGGGATCGTCCACCCCCATCACTGCCGGGATCGTCCACCCCCTTCACCGCCGGGATCCTCCACTCCGCTCACCACCGGGATTGTCCACCCCGCTCACCGCCGGGATCATCCACCCCCATCACCGCCAGGATTGTCCACCCTCATCACCGCCGGGATCCTCTACCCCCATCCCCGCCGGGATCCTCCACCCCGCTCACCGCCGGGATCGTCCACCCCGCTCACCGCCGGGATCCTCCACCCCCATCACCGCTGGGATCGTCCACCCCCATCACCGCTGGGATCATCCACCCCGCTCACCGCCGGAATCGTCCACCCCCATCACCGCCAGGATCCTCCACCGCCATCACCGCCGGGATCGTCCACCCCGCTCACCGCTGGGATCCTCCACCCCCATCACCGCTGGGATCGTCCACCCCCATCACCGCCATGATCGTCCACCCCGCTCACCGCCAGGATCGTCCACCCCCATCACCGCCGGGATCGTCCACCCCCATCACCGCCGGGATCGTCCACCCCCATCACCGCCGGGATCGTCCACGCCCATCACCGCCGGGATCGTCCACCCCCATCACCGCCGGGATTGTCCACCCCGGTCAGCCTGGGCTTATGGCTGGGTGGTCACTTCCCCCCTGCTGGGTTCTGTTATGA